A genomic stretch from Mycobacterium cookii includes:
- a CDS encoding STAS domain-containing protein, with the protein MTRAVFQLHVPEGDDLPTPVEVTVTGEVDASNVREFTRSVSDVPGARPLILQLSSVKYLDSAGFAALDRLLADKAILIVLSPDSFMYRVATLMCMPIHDDVETARRALQDGES; encoded by the coding sequence GTGACCCGCGCGGTCTTCCAATTGCATGTCCCGGAAGGCGACGACCTGCCGACGCCTGTCGAGGTGACGGTGACCGGTGAAGTCGATGCGTCCAACGTCCGCGAGTTCACCCGGTCGGTGTCAGACGTGCCCGGCGCGCGCCCACTGATTCTGCAGTTGAGCAGCGTGAAGTACCTGGACAGCGCCGGCTTCGCGGCACTGGACCGGCTACTCGCCGACAAGGCGATCCTCATCGTGCTGTCGCCGGACAGTTTCATGTACCGGGTGGCCACGCTGATGTGCATGCCGATCCACGACGATGTCGAGACGGCCCGCCGCGCACTGCAGGACGGCGAAAGCTAG